The stretch of DNA TCAAAAATATCTTTAGCNGCCAGGCAGCCACAAGAGTTATATAACTTTTCACTGAAATAGATCATACATATTAATCTACCTAATATAAGAGAGATTCTCAACTGAGATAAAACAGATGTAGCAATGGCAAGATTTAGGACATGGCTGATGAGTTCGTACAAACAGAATGTAGctaatatagtaaataaactaaatattccAAAAGAGAAAGCTTAGTCTCATCATTGCTAAAATCGAGAACCTCATAACACAAACTTTACACATCTGTTATAGAAGCAAGCCAGCAATGTGTTATCTTAGGCTCCCATCATTCCTCAccgtcttcctcctcttcatcgtcgtcatcgtcgtcttcttctccctGAAGAGATTTTAGTTTTCAAACATTTATCAGGTTAAATGATGGAGTACAATAACAAACCATGTGACTCATAATAATAATCCAGACTTAAACTCAATTAATCAATGTATTTTGAGGAGCAATGAAATGATTGTTTTACctcttcatcaccatcatcatctccatcaaaATCCTCTTCATCAGCATCCTACGTACATCAAAAATATCTTTAGCAACTTTTTCCATCTACAGAAAAGAGGACTGAAACTTAACTGACGAATAGATTACATTGTTGAAGTAGGTGAGAGGGTTGGACCACAGATCTTCCTTGATGATATCAGCAACCTGCTCCAAGAGGACATCCCCGAGTTCAAATTGGGCAGATAATAAAAACGGTCTATATAACTTAATAACAAGTCAGAAAGTAGAGGAGCCTGTACCTCATCATGAATCTCATCCCCAGCATCTTCCTTATGTTGAGCATCAGTAAACCAAgtaaagaaactgaagagaaaGTTGAATGGAAAATTGTTAATCATATGCAACTACCAATACAAAAGAGTTAAACTTTGCAGCATCTATCCATGACCACAAGAATTTCACTAAGACTATGATCATTCAATAGGCTCTAGAACAATACCTCTCCTCTGGCAATGCACGTTTGTTTCCTTTCTTATCATCATGGTTCACTCCATTTGGCAAACCCTGCATAATTGAGAAACATCATTAAGAATAAAGCCGAAGAGAGAcagataaagtaaaaaaaaaattcttatattgCACAagcagaaatatatatatattcaccttGCCCTCCTTCCACTTGATAGGAGTTGCTGTGATTTTTGTTGTTCCTTCTTCAAAGAAGGTAAACGTCTTCGTAAGTTTGGCATCCTCAAAGAAAGGGTTGGAACTGAAGTTCTGTGATTGATGCCCAATTTAACAATACCAAGTAACTTCTTAGATCAATAGGAAAAGACAATAAAAACGAATAGTAAATTGAGATGGATAAAGAGAAACATACAAAAGTTATAGAGTATCCAGATTTCACATCTTTGGCATCCTCCACTTCCAGAGAGCTCAAGTACttaaaaatctgtaaaaacaGGGAAACCAAATGAAGAGTTATAATGGGTGTAACTGCAGAATATAATGATACTTTATCTACATCATAATCTTTGAAAAGAAAGCTCAAACCTTTTGGTCTTCTTCAGTCAAGAGATCACCTAGTGCTGGATGACTCAAAAACTACAACGAACATGTGGACAGTCAATAAGAGTAGAAGAAGTTATAAACAGTAACTGGAAACTACCTAGAAGATATACAACTTACAGCAGTCAACCAAAAGTCTGGAATGGACTGGATAATTTCGTTACGCTTGTCATAGACAGGTTTCCGTATCTCGTTATATTTTTGCTCCACTTCCAAGACCTCATCACTGGCCTTTTCGTTAATCTAGAACCAACAAAGTAACAAATcatcagagaaaacaaaaaaaaaaaaaggagaaaaaggaaCACTTTAGAGCTAATGTTAATTCTAACTGTTTGAGCTTAAACTTCTCAAATAGTACTCTTTCCACTAACTTCACTACAGGCATTACAGAAGCTACTAATTGCAGAGAGCAGTCACAtgataataaatacataaatctcacaaaaacgtTCTAAATTTGCATCTGTagcaaacaagagaaaaaagacCAATCTTTCATGTAAAATTCAACAAAGCCATAAATAAAGATATGAACTTTCATGCCTAGTTAGCAACAGAAACATCTGAGTAAAAGCTGTAAAATTAGAATTGGAATCCATTCAAACTTAACCAGGATACAGAGCATAAAAACAAAAGCGACAAATCCGGAGAATTAGAGCAAATTAACGAAGATATGAAtgaaagaagagatatttataAAAACCTTCTCGAGGTTTTCTTGAATCTCCTGAAGCTTCTCAATTGAGAGAACAAGCTCTTTATCGATTAGCTCCAAGTTCTCATCTTCGACCTTCTCTTCAATTTTCGACTTCTTGCTCTTATCTGCGACCATTCTCACTctcaaaaaaaccctaattccaaagaaagagaagattcCTCCTCTTTGgttccttctctcttctttttgtgtCTTCCGTCGCAAAGAGAGAATCAGCTAAAACCCTAGTTCCTCTTGATGGAGTTTTATGTTGGGTTGAAGAAGTGTGAGAGTGTGGGCAAAAAAGGGACTTAGGGTTTTGAGGGGTTTATGTGTACCAATCAGATCGCGCCACCTGAGGCTAGTAAGGGTATAATAGTCAATTTCTTAACCAACCTTAGGGTACTTTAAATATTTTCCACTTCGCTTGCTTTTTATAAGTTATCCTATTAGAATAAGTTGATTTAATAAAAGCGGATTatgtcatttaattttaatttttccccTTTTGTGTTGTATTTACTTCTGGACCACTTAAAAGTAAAACATTATTGCTCTAAcaggaaataaaaaataaaaaggaatgttgacagtgggatttgaacccacgccctttcGGACCAGAACCTTaatctggcgccttagaccaaCTCGGCCATATCAACGTTTTTGTATTAACAAAagtgaataaattatttataccAAACTTTTCCACTCGCTTCTGCGCCGGAGTCCCGATTTAGTCCTACCAGTGCCGGCGTATAGTAGCCGTTGTAGTTTCATCGCAATTGTTTTCCGGGTCCTCTCCTCAGTGATAAAGAATCTggcttttctgatttttataatcttttcaATCTTACTTAAAACTTTTCTAGGGTTCTTCTGTTCTTCTTTGCTAAATGTCTCTGTGAAACGAAATCAAAGTTTCTAGATTTTTAGGGATTAGGTTACGATTTTTTCATTCTCCTTAATGAGTCCTCCTCTGCTTCTTCCGAGACATGTAACTGCAGTTATAAAATGTCAGAGAGATCCTATGAAAGCCTTGGAAATGTTCAATTCGATGAAGAAAGAGGATGGTTTCAAGCATACTTTATCTACTTACCGCAGCGTGATTGAAAAGCTTGGCCTTCATGGGAGATTCGAAGCCATGGAAGAGGTTTTTGTGGATATGCGTCTTAATGTTTCTAACCATATCCTTGAAGGTGTTTATGTTGGCGCAATGAAGAACTATGGTAGGAAAGGTAAAGTTCAAGAAGCTGTGAATGTGTTTGAAAGGATGGATTTTTATGATTGTCAGCCTACGGTTTTCTCTTATAATGCTATTATGAGTATATTGGTTGATAGTGGTTACTTTGATCAAGCTCACAAGGTGTATATGAGGATGCGTGACAAGGGGATTACGCCTGATGTTTACTCGTTTACGATTAGGATGAAGTCTTTTTGTAAGACGAGTAGGCCTCACGCTGCTTTGAGGCTTCTTAATAATATGTCTTCTCAAGGCTGTGAGATGAATGTGGTTGCTTTTTGTACGGTCGTTGGTGGGTTTTATGAGGAGGGTTTTAAGGATGAGGCGTATGAGTTGTTTGGGAAGATGCTTGGATCGGGTGTTTCGCTTTGTGTTAGTACGTTTAACAAGCTTCTACATGTTCTTTGTAAGAAGGGAGATGTTAAGGAGTGTGAAAAACTACTGGATAAAGTTATCAAAAGAGGTGTTTTACCGAATCTgtttacttataattttttcattcaaGGGCTTTGTCAGAAAGGTGAGCTTGATGGTGCTGTTCGTATGGTAGGTTGTCTTATAGAGCAGGGGCCAAAACCTGATGTCGTCACGTATAACAATCTTATATGTGGCTTATGTAAGAATTCCAAGTTTCAGGAGGCGGAGGCTTACTTAGGCAAAATGGTTAATGAAGGGCTTGAGCCTGATAGTTTTACTTATAACACACTAATAGCTGGATATTGCAAAAGTGGAATGGTGCAACTTGCTGAAAGGATTCTAGGTAATGCTGTCTTCAATGGGTTTGTGCCTGACGAGTTTACATATCGCTCCTTAATTGACGGATTGTGCCACGAAGGTGATACAAATCGTGCTTTAGCTTTATTTAATGAGGCCTTAGGGAAAGGGATAAAGCCTAAAGTTATTCTTTACAACACACTGATCAAAGGATTGTCTAACCAGGGTTTAATTCTGGAGGCTGCTCAGTTGGCGAGTGAAATGTCTGAAAAGGGTTTGATTCCCGATGTACAGACTTTTAACATACTTGTAAATGGACTATGCAAGATGGGATGTGTTTCTGATGCTGATGGTCTTGTTAAAGTTATGATCTCCAAAGGGTACTTTCCTGACATATTTACTTTCAACATTTTGATTCATGGTTATTCTACACAGTTGAAAATGGAAAACGCACTTGAGATCTTGGATGTTATGTTGGACACTGGCGTTGATCCTGACGTGTACACTTACAACTCTTTGTTGAATGGTCTCTGCAAAACTTCAAAGTATGAAGATGTGATGGAAACATATAAAACGATGATGGAGAAAGGTTGTGCCCCCAACTTATTCACGTTTAATATACTTCTGGAGAGTCTCTGCAGATACCGAAAACTAGATGAAGCCTTGGGGTTGCTGGCAGAAATGAAAAACAAGAGTGTGAATCCAGATGCGGTTACGTTTGGAACGTTGATCGATGGGTTTTGCAAAAATGGAGACTTGGATGGAGCATACACGCTATTTCGGAAGATGGAAGAGGTTTATAAGGTTTCGAGTTCAACGGCGACATATAATATCATCATTCATGCTTTCACTGAGAAGCTAAATGTTACTATGGCGGGAAAACTATTCCAAGAGATGGTTGATCGTTGTATTGTTCCTGATGGATACACATACCGGCTTATGGTTGATGGTTTTTGCAAAACGGGAAATGTCAATTTGGGATACATGTTTCTACTGAAGATGATGGAAAATGGGTTTGTTCCATCGCTCACAACACTTGGACGAGTAATAAACTGTCTTTGTGTGGAGGATAGAGTTTATGAGGCTGCCGGTATTATCCGTCTGATGGTCCAGAAAGGACTGGTCCCTGAGGCTGTCAACACCATTTTTGATATTGACAAAAAGGAGGTGGCTGCTCCTAAGCTTGTCTTGGAGGATCTGTTGAAGAAGAGCTGTGTTACATATTATGCTTATGAACTTCTTTTTGATGGCCTTAGAGATAAAAAGCTACGCAAGAAAAAGGGTTTCACAGTGGTAGGCATGTGAATCTGATGCAATAGTTTACCTCAGATCTGTTTGTTTAAAGAACTGCTCAAGTTCGTGCATCTCAGCACTTTGTTGAGCCATTCCTGGAGAAGATGGTAACTTAACCGTTGATCTGAGCAGCTAAAATCTGTATTGAATTGCCATTTTGGGGTACAAATCTACCCCCGTGAGTTTTCATCCAAGACAAAAAGATGTTGGAGCTGCTCTGTTCTTTTAAAAATGCTATCTAGTGATGCAGCTTGTGTTTTGTCCTGTTGCACTATCAACTCCTGAAAAGTCGAAGAAAGTGGTTCTGTTTGCTTCcatttcttctttccctttgttGGTGATGCTTCAAGATAGAATTGAACACAGGCCAAAATCACTACAAGAGCTGGCTCTAAGTCGTTCTCAACTTCATATTCAATCAGTTATTTGTTGGCACCAGTGTGAAAGAAGCCCTAGACAAGGAAGACCTAGCCACTAAGTTGCACGAGGTATTTGGAGCTTCCTGAGTACTATACCCTTTTTGTTATGTGTGGTTAGTTGCTTACAATATCTGTGAAATAGATCTTAGAACGATCAAGTCACATCTTGATTAGAAATGTTATCATTGATGTTACCAACTTATTTATCGCTAAAGAATAACAAGAAAGCGTTTCAGGTGGCTATAGAAAGATTGGATATACCAAAAATGCTTTATTTAGTTCATTATCATACATTAGTAGCTACACAAGTCCATAAATAACTGTCTCAAGGAATTATTTCTTACTTCAAACGGTAATCTAACACTCAATCTGTTATCCTCTGAGACAATATTGAATCTAGATGATTCATCACTAGACCAACATCTTGATCTAATTACGCACTTGCAGCCTGCTGGAGAAGCTTTTGTCTATAGTTTTGGAGAAAGTTCACCAACTTATCACGAGGCACTTCGACTTCTTTCATCACAGTCAGATCTTGCAGACGTTCTATCCAGTTGTATAAAGTCGGAGTGTTCACTGGATCAATTATCTCTACACCAAGTGCTTCACGATAGGCTTTGTGGGCTCCAAAAGTAGCAATGATGGTGATTTCCAAAAGCCCTACATCATCATTCTCTCTGATGTTTTTATTCGGGAAATGCTTCTTGAGTCCCTCTTCAAGAACTTGGACTCTCTTTCTTGCCTCTTCTACAGACTTTGCTTGAGCTTCACCCTCTTGAAACACGACTTGACCCATGACCTCAAACACCTGCAACAAGAAATAGTCATTAGTCTGCTAATCATATCAATGTATGNNNNNNNNNNNNNNNNNNNNNNNNNNNNNNNNNNNNNNNNNNNNNNNNNNNNNNNNNNNNNNNNNNNNNNNNNNNNNNNNNNNNNNNNNNNNNNNNNNNNNNNNNNNNNNNNNNNNNNNNNNNNNNNNNNNNNNNNNNNNNNNNNNNNNNNNNNNNNNNNNNNNNNNNNNNNNNNNNNNNNNNNNNNNNNNNNNNNNNNNNNNNNNNNNNNNNNNNNNNNNNNNNNNNNNNNNNNNNNNNNNNNNNNNNNNNNNNNNNNNNNNNNNNNNNNNNNNNNNNNNNNNNNNNNNNNNNNNNNNNNNNNNNNNNNNNNNNNNNNNNNNNNNNNNNNNNNNTCTCTGATATTTTTATTCGGGAAATGCTTCTTGAGTCCCTCTTCAAGAACTTGGACTCTCTTTCTTGCCTCTTCTACAGACTTTGCTTGAGCTTCACCCTCTTGAAACACGACTTGACCCATGACCTCAAACACCTGCAACAAGAAATAGTCATTAGTCTGCTTATCATATCAATGTATGGGGTTGATTTTGGATAAGAGATTTGGGTAACACACCTGTTGGTTGATGTAGCTGACCCAGAACCTGACCTGGGCTCTTTCATAAGGATCCTCTGGAAAGAAACGAGGAGAGTTCTTCCACGTCTCATCGATGTATTCAAGAATCACAAGTGATTCAGCCACTGGTTTCCCATTATGGACAAGAACAGGAATCTTCTTGTGCACTGGGTTGAGTTGAATCAGCGATTCACTCTTGTTCTGAAGATCTTCTTCGACATACTCATAGAGTATGCCTTTGAGTTTAAGGGCGATTTCTACCTTCTTTGAGTATGTGCTTACCCACATCCCATGTAATGTCACTTTGCTCCTCTGCTCCTCCATTTTCTCAAAACtctgttcttttatttcttacacttttttttatcaaatcttgTTGGGGATAATGATTTATGCttcatttttcatattcttataTAGAGTTTTAAGACAAGAGTGTCTACTTTGGATATTGTTGTCTTGTTCATCAAGCATATTGTGGGCATTATCTTATCTTTTAGTCAAAGTCAAAACTTTGAACTTTGAATGTTCAATTATACATTAAGGATTTGTTTATTTCATGAATGTCACTTTATCTTCAGGAATCACGATTGATGGAAAGAGCCAAAGAGATAAAATATTGTATTATCTTTGACTGTATTGCCGCCCAAGAAAATGGAAATCAGCAACTACTTTACAACCACTAGTTTCTCTGGAATGATGATCTCAAAGAGAtatcattaagaaaaataattaaataaaaaatggttttgaGAACATACGAAAAGGCTTGTCTTCTACAATGCAAGTAATCTCCAATTATTTTCAGTTCTTCCTTCATCATTAACATCAGACAGAACTCCGACCTGGCTCCTTCTGTACACCTATTCCTCTCATCAGCTTACGAGTTTCTTCCACTTCGTCCCACTCACCGACCTCTGCAAGGATGTTCGAGAGTGAAATATACGCTCCAGCGTCTGATGGCTCTAACTCTATAGCCATTTTCGCAGCTCGCTTCCCAAGTTCAACATCCCCGTAAAGTTTGCAAGCAGCAAGCAATGTTCCCCAGACCAAGGCGTCTGGTTTTATAGGCATACTGTTGATAAAACTCTCAGCTTCTCTAAGTCTTCCTGACCTCCCTAGAGCATCGACCATGCAGACATAATGTCGGTTCTCAGGGTCGATACCATACTCTTTTACCATCGAGTTGAGATGAAAATAGCCTTCTTCGACCAAACCACCGTGACTACAAGCAGACAAGACTCCCACAAAAGTAACTTTATCAGGCTTGAATCCTTTTTCCTTCATAAGATTGTACACTTGCAACGCTTCAGAGGCCTTTCCATGTTGAGCAAAACTTGCAATCAGCGCTGTCCATGCTATTAAATCTGGGCCATTGATCTGGCTGAATGCTTTACAGCAG from Camelina sativa cultivar DH55 chromosome 9, Cs, whole genome shotgun sequence encodes:
- the LOC104713098 gene encoding putative pentatricopeptide repeat-containing protein At1g74580, translated to MSPPLLLPRHVTAVIKCQRDPMKALEMFNSMKKEDGFKHTLSTYRSVIEKLGLHGRFEAMEEVFVDMRLNVSNHILEGVYVGAMKNYGRKGKVQEAVNVFERMDFYDCQPTVFSYNAIMSILVDSGYFDQAHKVYMRMRDKGITPDVYSFTIRMKSFCKTSRPHAALRLLNNMSSQGCEMNVVAFCTVVGGFYEEGFKDEAYELFGKMLGSGVSLCVSTFNKLLHVLCKKGDVKECEKLLDKVIKRGVLPNLFTYNFFIQGLCQKGELDGAVRMVGCLIEQGPKPDVVTYNNLICGLCKNSKFQEAEAYLGKMVNEGLEPDSFTYNTLIAGYCKSGMVQLAERILGNAVFNGFVPDEFTYRSLIDGLCHEGDTNRALALFNEALGKGIKPKVILYNTLIKGLSNQGLILEAAQLASEMSEKGLIPDVQTFNILVNGLCKMGCVSDADGLVKVMISKGYFPDIFTFNILIHGYSTQLKMENALEILDVMLDTGVDPDVYTYNSLLNGLCKTSKYEDVMETYKTMMEKGCAPNLFTFNILLESLCRYRKLDEALGLLAEMKNKSVNPDAVTFGTLIDGFCKNGDLDGAYTLFRKMEEVYKVSSSTATYNIIIHAFTEKLNVTMAGKLFQEMVDRCIVPDGYTYRLMVDGFCKTGNVNLGYMFLLKMMENGFVPSLTTLGRVINCLCVEDRVYEAAGIIRLMVQKGLVPEAVNTIFDIDKKEVAAPKLVLEDLLKKSCVTYYAYELLFDGLRDKKLRKKKGFTVVGM
- the LOC104713099 gene encoding glutathione S-transferase U10 isoform X1, whose amino-acid sequence is MEEQRSKVTLHGMWVSTYSKKVEIALKLKGILYEYVEEDLQNKSESLIQLNPVHKKIPVLVHNGKPVAESLVILEYIDETWKNSPRFFPEDPYERAQVRFWVSYINQQVFEVMGQVVFQEGEAQAKSVEEARKRVQVLEEGLKKHFPNKNIRENDDVGLLEITIIATFGAHKAYREALGVEIIDPVNTPTLYNWIERLQDLTVMKEVEVPRDKLVNFLQNYRQKLLQQAASA
- the LOC104713099 gene encoding glutathione S-transferase U10 isoform X2, which translates into the protein MEEQRSKVTLHGMWVSTYSKKVEIALKLKGILYEYVEEDLQNKSESLIQLNPVHKKIPVLVHNGKPVAESLVILEYIDETWKNSPRFFPEDPYERAQVRFWVSYINQQVFEVMGQVVFQEGEAQAKSVEEARKRVQVLEEGLKKHFPNKNIRENDDVGLLEITIIATFGAHKAYREALGVEIIDPVNTPTLYNWIERLQDLTVMKEVEVPRDKLVNFLQNYRQKLLQQAASA
- the LOC104713097 gene encoding NAP1-related protein 1, which translates into the protein MVADKSKKSKIEEKVEDENLELIDKELVLSIEKLQEIQENLEKINEKASDEVLEVEQKYNEIRKPVYDKRNEIIQSIPDFWLTAFLSHPALGDLLTEEDQKIFKYLSSLEVEDAKDVKSGYSITFNFSSNPFFEDAKLTKTFTFFEEGTTKITATPIKWKEGKGLPNGVNHDDKKGNKRALPEESFFTWFTDAQHKEDAGDEIHDEVADIIKEDLWSNPLTYFNNDADEEDFDGDDDGDEEGEEDDDDDDEEEEDGEE